A DNA window from Chloroflexota bacterium contains the following coding sequences:
- a CDS encoding replication-associated recombination protein A, with translation MTLFDLDRLEAKREEVSGVDGELLHDAPLAARMRPRSFAEFVGQEHLVGEGRVLRRCIEADQLPSMVFWGPPGSGKTTLAYVIASVTKSHFSPMSAVSAGVADLRRTVDEARHRRKHSGQRTILFIDEIHRFNKNQQDAILPYVENGVVILIGATTENPSFEVISALLSRCRVFTLNSLTDEEVRLIVERALVDEDRGLGRLKVELAEDALGHLVVMSNGDARVALNVLEMATQATASEADGYRRLSLVTIEGALQHRALLYDKSGDQHYDLISALHKSLRGSDPDAALYWLGRMLEAGEDPLYIARRLVRFASEDVGMADPQALVVAVAAQQAAHFVGMPEGNLALAEAATYLATAPKSNSLYEAYSKVQQDVERTRNEPVPLHLRNPVTKLMRELGHGKGYKYAHDYPGHFVEQQNLPTPLKGKRYYSPSDQGYEKDVRARLKAWWQSKREKKD, from the coding sequence ATGACTCTTTTTGACTTGGATAGGCTGGAAGCGAAGAGAGAAGAGGTTTCTGGGGTGGATGGCGAGTTGCTCCACGATGCACCTTTAGCGGCTAGGATGCGACCGCGTAGTTTCGCCGAGTTCGTGGGCCAGGAGCATCTTGTGGGTGAAGGGCGGGTACTGAGGAGGTGTATTGAGGCAGACCAGCTACCTTCGATGGTTTTTTGGGGGCCACCGGGTAGTGGTAAGACGACCTTAGCTTACGTTATCGCCAGTGTTACTAAGTCGCATTTCAGCCCGATGAGCGCTGTCAGTGCTGGCGTAGCTGATTTGCGACGCACTGTGGACGAGGCAAGACACAGGCGTAAGCATTCGGGACAAAGGACTATCCTGTTTATCGATGAAATTCACCGGTTTAATAAAAATCAGCAAGATGCCATATTACCATACGTGGAAAATGGTGTGGTAATTCTCATTGGCGCTACCACAGAAAATCCCTCATTCGAGGTTATCTCAGCTCTGCTCTCCAGGTGCCGAGTGTTTACCCTGAATTCATTAACTGATGAAGAGGTTCGTCTTATAGTGGAACGAGCTCTTGTAGATGAAGATAGAGGCTTAGGTAGATTGAAGGTAGAGCTGGCTGAAGACGCTTTAGGGCATTTGGTTGTTATGTCTAACGGCGATGCTCGAGTGGCGCTCAATGTCTTGGAGATGGCAACTCAGGCCACTGCGTCCGAGGCTGACGGGTATCGTCGACTTAGCCTGGTGACCATTGAGGGAGCGCTTCAGCATCGGGCTTTGCTTTATGATAAGAGTGGCGACCAGCATTATGACCTTATCTCGGCGCTGCATAAGTCGCTGCGTGGTTCAGACCCTGATGCAGCTTTGTACTGGCTGGGGCGAATGCTCGAGGCAGGGGAAGATCCCCTTTACATTGCCCGTCGTCTGGTTCGTTTTGCTTCTGAGGATGTGGGCATGGCTGACCCTCAAGCATTGGTGGTGGCTGTAGCTGCGCAACAGGCAGCCCATTTTGTAGGTATGCCTGAGGGCAATCTGGCCCTGGCTGAAGCTGCAACCTATCTGGCTACAGCACCGAAAAGCAATTCTCTGTATGAGGCCTACTCTAAGGTGCAGCAAGATGTTGAGCGAACTCGCAATGAGCCAGTACCGCTTCACCTGCGCAATCCAGTCACCAAGTTGATGCGCGAGCTGGGACATGGGAAGGGTTACAAATATGCCCACGACTACCCGGGCCACTTTGTTGAGCAGCAGAACCTGCCAACTCCACTTAAGGGGAAGCGATACTATTCGCCCAGTGACCAGGGCTACGAAAAAGACGTACGTGCCAGGCTTAAGGCTTGGTGGCAAAGCAAACGGGAGAAGAAAGACTGA
- a CDS encoding alpha/beta fold hydrolase — MVAKQTGEERLRQSTVSFPCGKLTLEGLCYFPEGDGVFPAVVLCHPHPLYGGSMDNNVIVSVSSALVEKSTIAFMFNFRGVGGSQGSHGDGVAEQDDVAAAISWLVSQPVVDSNRVGLMGYSFGAAVALPVACADERVKAVTLISLPPGSSQVSQLKSCTKPKLIICGTNDFVVPLDQAKLMGREAAEPKRFELISGADHLWWGHEAELAGKVADFFGANL, encoded by the coding sequence TTGGTGGCAAAGCAAACGGGAGAAGAAAGACTGAGGCAGAGCACGGTATCTTTCCCTTGTGGTAAGCTTACACTTGAAGGTCTTTGTTATTTCCCTGAAGGCGATGGAGTTTTCCCTGCAGTAGTGCTGTGTCATCCTCATCCTCTTTACGGCGGTTCGATGGATAACAACGTTATTGTGTCGGTAAGTTCGGCCTTGGTTGAGAAGTCTACAATTGCTTTTATGTTTAACTTTCGTGGTGTGGGTGGCAGCCAAGGTAGCCATGGGGATGGCGTTGCTGAACAGGATGATGTAGCAGCGGCCATAAGCTGGCTTGTCTCCCAGCCTGTGGTGGATAGCAACAGGGTGGGGTTGATGGGTTATTCATTTGGTGCTGCTGTAGCTTTGCCTGTTGCCTGCGCCGATGAGAGAGTCAAAGCGGTAACACTCATTTCACTGCCTCCCGGGTCGTCACAGGTATCTCAATTGAAAAGTTGCACCAAGCCCAAGCTCATAATCTGTGGAACTAATGATTTTGTAGTGCCGCTTGACCAGGCAAAGTTGATGGGTCGAGAAGCGGCTGAACCGAAACGATTTGAACTTATATCTGGAGCTGACCATTTATGGTGGGGGCATGAGGCAGAATTGGCGGGGAAAGTAGCAGATTTCTTTGGAGCTAATTTGTAG